In Campylobacter concisus, a single window of DNA contains:
- a CDS encoding IMPACT family protein encodes MQTIDRIFKAQLDIKKSNFLAFLCPISEFKSLHERLKEEHFKAVHVVWATRELNKYGQIVENQSDDGEPKGTSGQPSLNALRGAELINVGVLIVRYFGGIKLGTGGLVRAYSGAVNEAINEAIKDGGVMKFEIKDEIKFFTPFSLMSRFEHYFATKNLSEFEREFNDTGAIWSINLNEAEFAELFKFCKEFEASEFKFLALALSGKSLFAHQS; translated from the coding sequence TTGCAGACGATTGATAGAATTTTTAAAGCTCAACTCGACATAAAAAAATCAAATTTTTTAGCATTTTTATGCCCGATAAGCGAATTTAAAAGTTTGCATGAACGCCTAAAAGAAGAGCATTTTAAGGCTGTTCACGTAGTTTGGGCGACAAGGGAGCTAAACAAATACGGACAAATAGTCGAAAATCAAAGTGATGACGGCGAGCCAAAGGGCACTAGCGGTCAGCCAAGCCTAAACGCGCTAAGGGGCGCTGAACTTATAAACGTTGGGGTCTTGATAGTTCGTTACTTTGGCGGGATAAAGCTTGGCACTGGAGGGCTTGTAAGAGCCTACTCAGGGGCTGTAAATGAAGCTATAAACGAAGCCATAAAAGATGGTGGCGTGATGAAATTTGAGATAAAAGATGAGATTAAATTTTTTACACCATTTTCATTAATGAGCCGCTTTGAGCACTATTTTGCCACTAAAAATTTAAGCGAGTTTGAAAGAGAATTTAATGATACTGGAGCGATTTGGAGCATAAATTTAAATGAAGCTGAGTTTGCCGAGCTATTTAAATTTTGCAAAGAATTTGAAGCAAGCGAATTTAAATTTTTAGCCCTTGCACTTAGTGGCAAGAGCTTATTCGCTCATCAAAGCTAA
- a CDS encoding fumarate reductase iron-sulfur subunit: MSRKITIKAFKYNPLSKISKPHFATYELEETDGMTLFIALNMIREKFDPDLSFDFVCRAGICGSCGMLVNGKPRLACRTLTKDFESGVIELMPLPVFKLLKDLSVDTGNWMNAMSRRVESWIHTDHETDISKLEEKVEPEVAQEVFELDRCIECGICVAACGTAIMRPDFIGAVGLNRVARFKIDALDKRTDEDFYELIGDDDGVFGCMTLLGCEDNCPKHLPLQSRIAYMRRKMAAIK, from the coding sequence ATGAGTAGAAAAATAACCATAAAAGCATTTAAATATAATCCGTTAAGCAAAATTTCAAAACCACATTTTGCGACCTACGAGCTAGAAGAGACTGATGGTATGACGTTATTTATCGCGTTAAATATGATTCGCGAGAAATTTGACCCAGATCTTAGCTTTGACTTTGTTTGTCGTGCTGGAATTTGTGGAAGTTGTGGCATGCTTGTAAATGGTAAGCCAAGATTAGCTTGTAGAACTCTTACTAAGGATTTTGAAAGCGGAGTAATTGAGCTTATGCCTTTGCCAGTATTTAAGTTACTAAAAGACTTAAGCGTAGACACTGGCAACTGGATGAATGCGATGAGTAGGCGTGTGGAGAGCTGGATACACACCGATCACGAGACCGATATCTCTAAGCTTGAGGAAAAGGTTGAGCCTGAAGTAGCGCAGGAAGTATTTGAGCTTGACCGCTGCATCGAGTGCGGTATCTGCGTGGCTGCGTGCGGTACGGCTATCATGAGGCCTGATTTCATCGGTGCGGTCGGACTTAACCGCGTAGCTAGGTTTAAAATCGACGCGCTTGATAAACGAACCGATGAGGACTTTTACGAGCTTATCGGCGACGATGACGGCGTATTTGGCTGTATGACTTTGCTAGGCTGTGAAGACAACTGCCCTAAACACTTACCACTTCAAAGTCGCATAGCTTATATGCGTAGAAAAATGGCTGCTATAAAGTAG
- a CDS encoding fumarate reductase cytochrome b subunit, producing the protein MTGLIEGFLGKRSDDKKSRTPAAWDRWQSITGFILACFILCHMVFTSTILLGKDAFNAVVGFAEAKFLFGEATWWITNVIAAVIFAIFIAHAFLAMRKFPANYRQYLMFRGHKDRMKHLDTTLWWFQFLTGFALFFAASAHLVDIVFGGHITADKSAAAFHQLEIFYFALLVFMVVHASIGMYRLYVKWISIDGANKHEMFAKRNKAKTIVFAVYGILAIIALIADFVWISH; encoded by the coding sequence ATGACCGGGCTTATAGAAGGTTTTTTGGGAAAACGGTCGGACGACAAAAAAAGTCGCACTCCAGCCGCTTGGGATAGATGGCAAAGTATTACAGGGTTTATTTTGGCCTGTTTTATATTGTGCCATATGGTTTTTACTTCTACTATACTACTTGGCAAAGACGCATTTAACGCTGTCGTAGGGTTTGCGGAGGCTAAATTTTTATTCGGCGAGGCTACTTGGTGGATTACTAACGTTATTGCCGCGGTAATATTTGCCATTTTTATCGCTCATGCATTTTTAGCTATGAGAAAATTTCCAGCAAACTACAGACAATATCTAATGTTTAGAGGCCACAAAGACCGCATGAAGCACCTTGATACTACGCTTTGGTGGTTTCAGTTTTTAACCGGTTTTGCTCTATTTTTCGCAGCCAGCGCACATCTAGTGGATATAGTCTTTGGCGGACATATTACTGCCGACAAATCAGCGGCTGCATTTCATCAACTAGAAATTTTCTACTTCGCACTACTTGTTTTTATGGTCGTTCACGCTAGTATCGGTATGTACCGCTTGTATGTCAAATGGATAAGCATTGATGGTGCAAATAAGCACGAAATGTTTGCCAAAAGAAATAAGGCAAAAACAATTGTATTTGCCGTTTATGGCATACTTGCTATAATTGCGCTAATCGCCGATTTCGTGTGGATCAGCCATTAA
- the lgt gene encoding prolipoprotein diacylglyceryl transferase: MEIWNDIYNHFNPVAFSVFGFSVHWYGLMYILALVLALAMAKYLVKKDKIPISNQLLDNYFFWVEIGVILGARLGWVLVYSGEVSYYLTQPWQIFNPFHNGEFIGIRGMSYHGAVVGFLIATYLFCKKYKQNLWQLLDLCAVCIPFGYTFGRVGNFLNQELFGRVTDVPWAINVFGQPRHPSQLYEAFLEGLVIFIILFLYRKFKNFNGELIALYAILYTFARFICEFFREPDSGLGFIIFDLSMGQILSLIMCGFGIFIYALLYKKFLKL; encoded by the coding sequence ATGGAAATTTGGAACGACATTTATAACCACTTTAACCCAGTCGCCTTTAGCGTCTTTGGCTTTAGCGTGCACTGGTATGGGCTTATGTATATCTTAGCCCTTGTTTTGGCACTTGCCATGGCAAAGTATCTCGTTAAAAAAGATAAAATCCCAATCTCAAATCAGCTTTTGGATAATTACTTTTTCTGGGTTGAAATAGGCGTTATTTTAGGCGCTAGGCTTGGCTGGGTTTTAGTCTATTCAGGCGAAGTAAGCTACTACTTGACGCAACCTTGGCAAATTTTTAATCCATTTCATAACGGCGAATTTATAGGAATTCGTGGCATGAGTTACCACGGAGCAGTAGTTGGCTTTTTGATTGCGACATATCTATTTTGCAAAAAGTATAAACAAAATTTATGGCAGCTACTTGATCTTTGTGCAGTTTGCATACCTTTTGGCTATACATTTGGCAGGGTCGGAAATTTCTTAAATCAAGAGCTTTTTGGGCGAGTTACAGATGTGCCTTGGGCAATAAATGTTTTTGGCCAGCCAAGGCATCCTAGCCAACTTTATGAGGCATTCTTAGAAGGTTTAGTTATTTTTATTATTTTATTTTTATATAGGAAATTTAAGAATTTTAATGGCGAGCTGATCGCGCTTTATGCTATTTTATACACTTTTGCAAGATTTATTTGTGAATTTTTTAGAGAGCCTGATTCAGGGCTTGGATTTATTATTTTTGATCTTTCAATGGGTCAAATTTTATCACTTATCATGTGTGGTTTTGGAATTTTTATTTATGCCTTGCTTTATAAAAAATTTTTAAAGCTCTAA
- a CDS encoding fumarate reductase flavoprotein subunit — protein sequence MNVKYYDALVIGGGLAGLRAAVAAGEKGLSTVVLSLIPVKRSHSAAAQGGMQASLGNSKMSEGDNEDVHFADTVKGSDWGCDQQVARMFCQTAPKAIRELAAWGVPWTRITKGERSAIINAQKTTIVEKEEVHGLIHSRDFGGTKKWRTCFTADATGHTMLFAVANEALKHNVEIHDRKEAIALIHANNRCYGAIVRDLVNGEITAYVAKGTLIATGGYGRVYKHTTNAVVCEGIGAAIALETGVAQLGNMEAVQFHPTPIVPSGILLTEGCRGDGGILRDVDGYRFMPDYEPEKKELASRDVVSRRIMEHIRAGKGVPSPYGYHVWLDISILGREHIEKNLRDVQEICEIFNGIDPADTEVYTDENGRQRGKGWAPILPMQHYSMGGIKTKPTGESPTLAGLFSAGEAACWDMHGFNRLGGNSVSETVVAGMIVGDYFADYCASHEIEINTADIEKFVKKQEDYLNSLVSKEGKFNVFDIKNKMKDIMWEHVAIFRTGKGLEIAVKELEELYKQSLDVKVTNKALFGNPELEEAYRVPKMLKLALCIAKGALDRTESRGAHCREDYPKRDDLNWLNRTLTSWKEGDTLPTIVYEPLDIMKMEMPPAFRGYGAKGNIIEHPDSAIRQKEVDEIREKMQAEGKSRQEIQEALMHYDLQPKYKAPNERAGIGYE from the coding sequence ATGAATGTAAAATATTATGATGCATTGGTAATTGGTGGTGGTCTAGCTGGTCTTAGAGCTGCTGTGGCTGCTGGAGAAAAGGGCTTAAGCACCGTTGTTTTAAGTCTAATACCTGTAAAACGCTCGCACTCTGCGGCTGCGCAAGGCGGTATGCAAGCCTCTTTGGGAAATTCAAAAATGAGCGAAGGCGACAACGAGGACGTACACTTTGCCGATACGGTAAAAGGTAGCGACTGGGGCTGCGATCAGCAAGTCGCGCGTATGTTTTGTCAAACCGCGCCTAAGGCGATCCGCGAGCTAGCTGCTTGGGGCGTGCCTTGGACTCGTATAACAAAAGGCGAAAGAAGCGCTATCATCAACGCTCAAAAAACGACTATCGTAGAAAAAGAAGAGGTCCACGGACTCATCCACTCTCGCGACTTTGGCGGAACTAAAAAATGGAGAACATGCTTTACGGCCGACGCCACAGGTCACACTATGCTTTTTGCCGTAGCAAACGAGGCTCTAAAACACAACGTCGAAATTCACGATAGAAAAGAAGCTATCGCGCTAATCCACGCAAACAACCGCTGTTACGGCGCGATCGTTCGCGATCTAGTTAACGGCGAGATCACGGCATACGTTGCAAAAGGTACGCTAATCGCCACTGGCGGCTACGGCAGGGTTTATAAACACACTACAAACGCCGTAGTTTGCGAGGGTATCGGCGCAGCCATTGCTCTTGAGACTGGCGTAGCTCAGCTTGGCAACATGGAAGCTGTTCAGTTTCACCCGACTCCGATCGTTCCAAGCGGTATCTTGCTAACGGAAGGTTGCCGCGGCGACGGCGGAATTTTACGCGACGTAGACGGATATCGCTTTATGCCTGATTATGAGCCTGAGAAAAAAGAACTAGCTAGCCGCGACGTCGTAAGCCGCCGTATCATGGAGCATATCCGCGCAGGCAAGGGCGTACCTAGCCCATACGGATATCACGTTTGGCTAGATATTTCTATCCTAGGACGCGAGCATATCGAGAAAAACTTACGCGACGTTCAAGAAATTTGCGAAATCTTTAACGGCATCGACCCTGCCGACACCGAAGTATATACCGACGAAAACGGTCGCCAACGCGGTAAAGGCTGGGCGCCGATATTGCCTATGCAGCACTACTCTATGGGCGGCATCAAGACAAAGCCTACCGGCGAGAGCCCGACGCTAGCGGGTCTATTTAGCGCCGGCGAGGCTGCTTGCTGGGATATGCACGGATTTAACCGCCTAGGCGGCAACTCCGTTTCAGAAACGGTCGTAGCCGGCATGATCGTTGGAGATTATTTTGCTGATTATTGTGCTAGCCACGAGATAGAGATAAACACAGCCGATATTGAGAAATTTGTAAAAAAACAAGAAGATTACCTAAATAGCCTTGTTAGCAAAGAAGGTAAGTTTAATGTCTTTGATATCAAAAACAAAATGAAAGATATCATGTGGGAACACGTTGCGATCTTTAGAACAGGAAAAGGCCTAGAAATTGCGGTTAAAGAGCTTGAAGAGCTTTATAAGCAATCTTTGGATGTCAAAGTCACAAACAAAGCACTATTTGGCAACCCTGAGCTCGAGGAGGCCTACCGCGTACCGAAGATGCTAAAACTAGCCCTTTGTATCGCAAAAGGCGCGCTTGATCGCACAGAAAGCCGCGGAGCGCACTGCCGCGAAGACTATCCGAAACGCGACGACCTAAACTGGCTAAACAGAACTCTAACTAGCTGGAAAGAGGGCGATACGCTACCGACTATCGTGTATGAGCCACTTGATATTATGAAAATGGAAATGCCACCAGCATTTAGAGGCTATGGTGCGAAAGGTAATATTATTGAGCATCCAGATAGTGCCATCCGCCAAAAAGAGGTCGATGAAATTCGTGAGAAAATGCAAGCTGAAGGTAAGAGTAGACAAGAAATTCAAGAGGCTTTAATGCACTACGATCTTCAACCAAAATATAAAGCACCAAACGAAAGAGCAGGAATAGGATATGAGTAG